gctggtgatgatgatgatgtaaaTTCTGGCAGTAGTTAGGGATGAAAAACATTTGAGGGCCCCCTTTTGTAACTatgatgaggtggtatatactaacacCTTAGGTGATGGTGAACTTGCGGTGTTAGGCTGACACTcacttttgttgtggtggtaggATGACATCATGGTAGTGTAGGATGAACTTGTGATCCAGTTTTGGAATGATCATGCATGCCCCTGTTAGTTTATCATTTGCTGTCAACACTTGTGTTGTTCTATTGCTCTTTTCTGAATTGCTTTCATGATTGTGATCGATTACTTGTTCTTCTTATGTCGTGCTAGTGGTATGTGGTGTTTCGCGGACGGGTTCGAGGAATCTACAACTCATGGAGGGTGTGTCAAGACCAGGTCAGTGGTTACTCCAACAATAGCTACCGAGGGTATGAAACATTGGAGGAGGCACAACACGAGTACCTCACCTTCCTGGAAGAGGAGTTCCTGGAAGATCAGACCATCGATGAGGCAGTGCCATTAGCACAGTTGCCACCGGAGGAAGTACATGCTCTACAAGGAGCACCGCCGGAGGTACGTTCCAGCCGGGTCAAAGATTACATCATCGTCTTTCTCATCGTGGTGATCGTGAGAATCTTGTTCTTCTGAGTGGTCTCTCTAATCGTATGTAAGATGCTATAGCATGGTAATCTTACCCTATTTGAATTGTGGTAAGGATATGGAACTATGATTTGAGCAACCAAGCAGCTGATTCATGTTTTTCTACGTGCAAGTTGGGCTGGAAACGGGCAACCAAACGATGGGGTCTGGATTCCTTCTCCGGCACGCAAAAGGCCGTCTGGCTACCAAACGAACCGACTTtcatggcccatggcccattCGCGATACGCAGGGGAGACCATCTCACTGACGCAGTGAACCACGAATTGgatgcaggctaccaaacgcgcccataAACAATTTAATCCTTACTTCATGGGTCGACTGCGACAGAAATGAAGCAAATCGGGAAAATTGAAAATGGCGTTCATAGTCTAGTCGTCGGATGAAGACATAGAAGCGCGAGGAACTCTGCCGGACGCATAAaaatggcatctctccttggatgCTCCCTCCAGTGGTCTAGACCGCCAAAACAGAAATCTCCCGCCAAAGTTTCGCGCCATCGCACCGTCCCGCGCCTCTCATGTGCTCGCGTACGAGTAAGTCAAACCACCATTCTTACATGTAAACCAAGCCCATCGTTATATTCCCAATGACGGGTGGGTCCGGGCGAGCCCTGGGTCGACGTTGTCAGTGAAAGCGGTGGAAAGAGGCCACGTGAGGTGTAGCCGACCGTCTTGTGCAGGCGCCGTCCAAGTGAGCCCCGGTGACAGGCGGAAGCAGAGTATCACGAAGCGAGGAACACTGCTTTGGGAAGCTGGACAAAAGTCTCAATTACCCTCCTGGGCATCCGTGCACTCCTTTTCACCTGTATTCGTGCTACGAACTTGGTGGCCAAGAAAAGGCTAACTCGTGTAcatttaaaagttattaaaaGCGTAATTGGCTGATCATGCTTGATGAGCAATCACACCCAGCAAAAGTGCAATTTACGAGCTACAATTTAAGAAACTTCAATATGAAAGTcaaatgcaaaagtaattatttaagAAAATTTAAGAATTGTTTACCGGCATATAGACATTGGTTGCATAATCAAAAATAGGCATATATTTGGCCCCCCACAAGATTGTAAATATCATCTTATAATATATTTATAGAAATTGTTGTGGAAAGCTCTCCCACTGTTtaactttcaaaaaaaaaatacaaaactAAAAAGGATGTAACGAAAGCAGTTGCCTTAGAATGCTATTATGCCAAAAGAAAAACACCGGCCTTGTTCATGCATTGGAATATGGAAAAGAGATCCACATGGATTGTAAACATCCTGCATTTTGTTCTTTAAAATTCAGATCAAACTATTATTTCCTCCTTTCTTGTGCTCCATTATTTTGAATCAAACAGATAAATAGTTCCACCAAAAAAAATTCCCATTCCTGTGATATTCCTCTAATTTTCTTCTGAACCAAACATGCCCTAGAGAAGGCGGTTTCAGTCAAACCTTCAGTTTCTCTCATCTGGTCAATGTGATTTCTTAAACCCATGACTCTCTCTTTTCATGGGGGGGGGCTGCGCCCCCTAAACTACACGAACCTCCGCCACTATGAAAACGCTCATGTGCGGCATCGTAAACAGTATTTCGAAAGAATCTTCACCGATCGAGCACCCAAAGTGTTGCACCTCCACAAAACCAAAGAATTTTCTAGTTTCGTATCCCTGGAAAGTATAGGCAAAACAATAGATGATGGAGCTTTACGAGTACGACGGTCCAATTCCTGGTGTGACATCTTGTCTTGATGAGAGATGTGTGTCACCGATTTTTTATGTATAAGGTTTGTTTGGTTCGCGGGTTTTCAAAAATGTAGAAATATgaaaatacaagaatacgatagaACTCATGTGCAAAGGAGAGGACTGAAAATACATAAATTTGTAAAGTTGAGTGTTTGGTTCACCGAAATATGAAAAAGATAGGGATCCTAATAAATATGatcaattcaaagtaaaatcatATGAAAAAAAATATATAATTAGAATGCTATTATGCCAAAAAGAAAAACACCGGCCTTGTTCATGCATTGGAATATGGAATAGAGATCCACATGGATTGTAAAATTCCTGCATTTTTTTCATTAAAATTCAGatcaaactattatttccttattTCTTGTGCTCCATTATTTTGAAGCAAACGGATAAAtagtgccaccaaataaattcccTTTGCTCTGATATTCCTCTAGTTTTCTTTTGAACCAAACATGCCCCTAGAGATGGCGGTTTCTGTTAAGAGGGACAAACCTTCGGTTTCTCCCATCTGGTCAATGTGATTTTTTTAACCCATGACGGTTGATACACCTCTACTGACTTCCTCTCTCTTTTCATTAGCGTTTAACGTGAATTTTGTATCGTTTTCGCCTTATTTAATTCTTCAACATTAAAAATATTTGAATTGTAAGCCAATGCGTGTTGGTTTGTTAAGAAGTTAGAGTCAATGTACATATTTTTTTTAGAATTGAGTGTGAAGTAGTCCAATGGAAAAGTCTCAAGTTTTCCATCCTACACATGATATTATGACCATAGTAATTTGTTAAACAAAGGAAATTTAGTCAAAGCTATAAAATATTTAAATTAATTTGATTCAAATAGActtgttttatagaagatttaaaAAAAAGTGGATGGAAGGAGAATCCAcatctttttgttttttttgagaaaaaccaCACGCTTTATTAAACTTCAATAATCATAGGTACAACGTGCAGATCAGGTGGACTGTCCAGCCACATATATCGACCTGGAGCCAAACTAGAATTTTTTTTTTGCCAGGTTGTGAGCCTCTCTATTAAATTCTCTCCTCTCATGCTTAATTAAAACCTCCTCAAATAAAAAAACCATAGCTTGAATTTCTCTAATGATAGCACTTAATGACTCCTAGTGCCTTGCATGATAGTTTCAATAACTCCACTACAATCAGAGCTCACCTCAATCCTCCTCGCACCAATGTCTTGCGCTAGAGATGATTGAAGTTCTTGACAGGGCTCTATTGCTTTTCAGTCACAAGTGTCGAAAGTTTCAGATCATTGAGATAGTTTGTTACAAAACTGAATATAGATAAAGGGCTATGGAATAGGCCCTCAtgaatggcctttcttcttgttgtccatatcgCCCAAATGATGACCAATACCTTGATGAAATCTTCATGACTTAGTTTCTCGATCAAGTGGAAGATCCAATGCTTAGCATCTCTAGTATTGTGGGCCGTGAGATGTTCCGCTAGCTCTTCATTGATTAGTGCCCACACACTCCTTGCCATCAAACATTCAATCAAGGAGTGCTTCCGAAAATCTATCACACCATGGCAGATTGCGAACATGCTAGATCTCTCCATATTGCGATGGTATAGAACATCCCCAGTTGGGATAGATTGCAAAGACAAGCGTCAAGCAAAATTTCTTATATTTTAGGGGATCTTTGTTTCCACAATTTTGACCACATCTTACCATCTCTCTCCGAGCTAGAATGGCCTGAACTTTCATCAATCCAGTCACCTCTTCGTTTCTTCAGGTtaactaacattatgcatgctgacATGACAGAAAAAACTCAAGTCCGTTCAAAATTTCAAGCCCAAAAATCTTCTTGCATCCTGGTGCTTATTGGAATCGACTCAATCAACTCAACATCCATGGGATAAAAGAACTCTTAGAGACACTCATGGTTCCATTTTCCTTCTGTATTATTGATAAGTTCGCTCACTAGCCTCGGTGAACCATTATTTTTAAGGCATAAGGGCGCAAACATTCATCTCCTGGCAACCAGTTATGCTGCCAAATCTTTGTCTCTTTCCATCTCCTATCCGACGAATCAACCCCAACATCAGAGTATCTCTTCCTTCTTTTACGGCTCTCCACACTTAGGATGGTGTAGAGCCCACAGTTGCATCTAGAAAGTCTCCATTGGGGTAGTAGACAACCTTTAGGATCTGTGCACATAGCGTGTTAGGACTTTCTAAAATTGTCGAAGCTTGCCTTGCAAGCAACACAAGGTTGAAAAGATCCATGTCTCTAAATCCAAGGGCACCAGAATGTTTGGGCATCGTCATCAGCTCCCAAGACACCCAACAGGTTTTCCTCTTCCCTATTTTACTTCCCCACCAAAAGTTTCTTATGAGTGAATTAATATGATCACACAAACCCTTTGGCAGCTTAAAACATGACATTGAGAATGTAGGGATAGATTGAGTTAGTGATTTGATAAGTAGCTCTTTTCCACCAACCGATATAATTAGTTCGATCCAACCTTGGACTCGTTTCCACACTCTATGCTTCAAATATTTAAAAACCTCATTCTTGCATTTCCTCACATCCAATGGCATTCCCAAATACTTCTCAGATAAAGATTCATTCTGAACATTTAGGATCCCTTTTATTTCCTCCCGAGTCACATTAGAACATCCTTTGCTGAAATGATTTGAAGACTTATTCAAATTCACCTTATGAGTTATGACCCGGAGCTCTACTATACTTCTCCAAAATCTCTATGATCTCATGAGCACCTTCAGTATTAGCTGCAAGAAACATCAAACTATCATCTGCAAATAAAAGACGGTTTACTCAGGAAGCCGTAGGCGCCACTTGGATGCCACGCAAGTTTTGTGAAATTCCCCTCCTTTTCAACATGCATGATAGTCCTTCCGCTGTGAGCAGAAATAAGTATGGTGATATAGGATCTTGTTGCCTCAAACCACGATAAGGTTTAAACTCCTCCGTTCTTGATCCATTGAAAAGCacagaaaaagaaacaaaagTGACACTTCTCATCACGGATGCCACCCACCTAGGATGAAAGTGACACTAGCAGCTCGGCCCACAAAGAGCCCATAAAGTCTAAGGAGTGAGATCCAATGTGGCTGGTGCTCATGTGGACCCATACGGCGAGTGGTTACTCATCGTCAACCCCTATCAACAGCTCGAGGCCCAGAACCCCAACTCCGCCTCCTCCCCCCCACGATGGCttccgccgccatggccgcctctACCAGAACCTTGCTCCGTCCGCACCGCCTGCTCCTCCTCCCcgacccccgccgccgccgcctctccgccACTGCCGCGGCTTCCGCAAACGCCGTAACCACGACCGTCCGGCGCAGCGTGGTGGACGTTCTCCGGGAGCGCGGGCTCCTGGAGGCTACCACATCCGAGACTCTCGGTTCGTCGGCCACCGGGGAGCATCAGCTGCTCAAGGCCTACTGCGGCTTCGACCCCACGGCTGAGAGTCTGCACCTCGGCAACCTCATCGGTCTCGTGGCTCTCTCCTGGTTCCGCCGCTGCGGCCACACCGCTGTCGCGCTCGTCGGCGGCGCCACCGGCCGCGTAGGAGATCCCTCCGGAAAGAGCGCCGAGCGCCCTGATCTCGACCTCGCCGCCGTCATCGCCAACTCCGACGCTATCAAGGCCCTCGTCGCTCAGATCCTCGGCCGCGCTCCCGTGTCATCTCATCATGCTCAATCCGGTAAAAGCGCAATCTTGGACCAAAATGAGCATGCTCTCGCCAGTTCCGGCCAGGGTTTATCAGATAATCTGGACAATGTAGGCCAAAATATTGGTTCCTTTGTGATCTTGGACAACTACGACTGGTGGAAGGACATCACACTGCTTGATTTCCTCAGGGAGGTGGGCAAGTATGCGCGTGTAGGGACGATGATTGCCAAGGAGAGTGTGAAGAAGCGGCTCAATTCAGAGGAAGGCATGAGCTACACTGAGTTCACCTACCAGCTTCTCCAGGGCTACGACTTCTTGTACATGTTCAAGAACATGGGTGTCAATGTGCAGATTGGGGGTAGCGATCAGTGGGGAAACATCACCGCAGGAACCGACTTGATTCGCAAAATTCTCCAGGTCGAGGGGGCGCATGGTCTGACCTTCCCACTCTTGCTCAAGAGCGATGGGACCAAGTTTGGCAAGTCGGAGGATGGGGCAATTTGGCTCTCATCAAAGATGCTCTCCCCGTACAAGTTCTACCAGTACTTCTACTCAGTGCCGGATGTTGACGTCGTAAGGTTTATGAAAATCCTGACGTTCGTGAGCTTGGATGAGATTCAGGAGCTGGAAGAGTCGATGAAGAAGCCTAGCTATGTGCCAAACACGGTTCAAAGGAGGCTTGCGGAAGAGGTGACACGCTTCGTCCATGGCGAG
This Lolium perenne isolate Kyuss_39 chromosome 1, Kyuss_2.0, whole genome shotgun sequence DNA region includes the following protein-coding sequences:
- the LOC127300097 gene encoding tyrosine--tRNA ligase, chloroplastic/mitochondrial gives rise to the protein MASAAMAASTRTLLRPHRLLLLPDPRRRRLSATAAASANAVTTTVRRSVVDVLRERGLLEATTSETLGSSATGEHQLLKAYCGFDPTAESLHLGNLIGLVALSWFRRCGHTAVALVGGATGRVGDPSGKSAERPDLDLAAVIANSDAIKALVAQILGRAPVSSHHAQSGKSAILDQNEHALASSGQGLSDNLDNVGQNIGSFVILDNYDWWKDITLLDFLREVGKYARVGTMIAKESVKKRLNSEEGMSYTEFTYQLLQGYDFLYMFKNMGVNVQIGGSDQWGNITAGTDLIRKILQVEGAHGLTFPLLLKSDGTKFGKSEDGAIWLSSKMLSPYKFYQYFYSVPDVDVVRFMKILTFVSLDEIQELEESMKKPSYVPNTVQRRLAEEVTRFVHGEEGLQEALKATEALRPGAQTELDSQTIEGIADGVPSCSLPYDQVLKSPLVDLAASTGLLASKSAVKRLIKQGGLYLNNTKIDSEDKLIEESDIVDGKVLLLSAGKKNKMVVRIS